TAATAAAAGACAGTCCCACACAGGCAGCCACGAAAAATAATTCTCCCCGTATCAGCTTTATCATCAACTTATTCCTTTTTTTACGGATATGATACCGGGCGGTATCATAGACGCCGAAGGTGACGAAGTTCCAGAGATAGAGCAGGAAACCCCGGAAAGAATCGCGCTGATAGTGCATGGTGCTGCTGTCATCTTCCGGCATATTGTTTTCCGGATGATGCATGCCGATATGATGGGAATAGTACGATTCCGGTGTTTGCCCGAACAGGGGCCCGATGGCCCAGGGTAAGTAGTTATTCCAGAATTGATATTTCTTTTCAAAGAAAGTACGGTGGCTGGTACAATGCAGCATCAGACCAAAGGGCCCTTTGAAGACTACGTTATTCAGGTATTGGTATATAATAGCTGCAGCCCACCAGATCCAGTTGTTCACCCCCGGGATATACATGAGAATAGCCAGCGGCCAGAGCGTGAAGGTGATTTGCGCCGTCAGGTGAACAAACGGAAGATCGCGTTCGTCACGGATCCAGCTTTTAAAAAGACGATCCAGCGCGGTTTCCTTCGTTGGCTTTACATAGACGGGATCTGTTAGTTGCGAAAAATACTTCATGAGCGTCAGTGTATAATAAAATGAAATCTACAGTTGCGAATTGTAGGTGTTGGCAATAAATTACCGCAAAAACGTATAACGCATTCCAACACGATATAGTATATATGTCGTATGGGTTCTCGGAAAGATAACCATTTTTTTCTTCTCCCGCAGTATTTACGGGTATTTTTGTAATTTCCGGTCGAAAGCATATCTGTCAGGGGGCATAATATCAGTGTATGTAATTGTCTTTTTGTGTGATAATGTTCCTGTAATACCAAGTTTAGTTTAGGCCAAAACCAATCACTATACATGAAGAGATTAACCCTTAAAGACGTCGCAAAACTAGCCGGAGTAGCACCTTCCACCGTTTCATTCGTGCTGAATGGAAAGGGGAAACAAATGCGTATACGCGATGAAGTAGCCACCCGGATTATGCAGGTGGCCGAGAAATCGGGCTATGAGCCTCACCGGATGGCTGTCAACCTCCGCACGGGGCAATCCAAGACGCTGGGGTTGATCGTGGAAAGCATTTCAGGCAGCTTTTTTGCCAGCCTGGCTAAAACCATCGAAACCGAGGCGGAGCGCAGAGGGTATAATGTGGTGTACTGCAGCACTGAAAACAACGCCCAGAAGGGGGCGGAGCTGATCCGTATGCTGGGCCGGCAGATGGTAGATGGCTACCTGATCACCCCGGCTCCGGGAATGGAAAAAGAAATCCAGCACCTGGTGCAGCAACACAAGCCTGTGGTGCTGATGGACAGCTACTTTCCATCTATCAAAACTCCCTACGTACTGATCAATAATTTTGACGGTGTGCAACAGGGGATGAAACACCTGATCGGAAGAGGATTTTCCAGGATCGCCTTCGTGATGGTGGATATAAAACTTATCCAGATTGAAGAACGGCTACGGGGCTATGTCACCGCTCTTAAAGACCATAAAATACCGGTAAGAAAGAAATATATTCTGCAACTGCAATACCACCGGCAACGGGAAGAATCGCTGAAAATGCTGCAAGATTTCCTGGAAGCTAATCCCGAGCTGGACGCCATCTTTTTTTCTACCAACTATCTCGGTATACTGGGGCTGGAAGCCATCGGGCGCTTAGGCCTGCGCATGCCGGACGATATTGCCGTGCTTTGTTTCGATGACCACGACATATTCCGGCTCTATCCTCCCGGAATATCTGTGATCGAGCAGCCTATCGAAGGGATCGCGAAAACAGCCATCGATCTGCTGATGCACCAGTTGGATAAAAACAGTACCCCGCTTAAAAAAGCCGCAGTCGAACTGCCCGGGAAATTTATCCTGAGAGGATCTGCCTGAGCATAATACCGTCTGTAAAAAAAGCAGGCGAGTGTATAAAATGCTGAAAAAATAGTTATACATTTAACACCTGCCTGTGGTGAGAAAAGGATTCGATAGAATCTTTTTTTTCTACAGACTTGCTAAATCGATTTTGCGAATTGTTTTATAATTTCTACACATGAAAAAAGTTGGACTGTTAGCAGCTGCTTTATTATGTCTGCATGGTGCTCAAAGCCAGACAGTTAATAAAGTTACTGAACCGGCGGACTGGGTGAACACCCTGATGGGCACTGACTCAAAAGGGAGCCTGTCGAATGGTAACACCTATCCCGCCATTGCCCTGCCCTGGGGCATGAATTTCTGGATGCCACAAACCGGTACGATGGGGAATGGCTGGGCTTATCAATATACTGCTGATAAGATCAGAGGATTCAAACAAACACACCAACCCTCTCCGTGGATTAACGACTATGGCCAGTTTGCTATTATGCCGGTAACGGGCAAAGTCAAATTCGATCAGAACAGCCGTGCCAGTTGGTTCTCTCACAAGTCAGAGGTAGCAAAACCTTACTACTACAGCGTTTACCTGGCCGACCCGGATGTGACCACTGAAATCACTCCCACGGAAAGAGCAGCGCAACTGCGGTTTACTTATCCTGCTACCGACAGCGCTTTCATTGTAGTAGATGCACTTGACAAAGGTTCCTATATTAAGATATTACCGGAAGAAAGAAAGATCATTGGTTATACTACCAAAAATAGTGGCGGTGTACCTGCTAATTTCAAAAATTACTTCATCATTACTTTCGATAAAGCCTTTACTGTAAGCGGTACCTGGCACGACTCCGTACTGGTGAGAGGCCAGTTGGAGTTGCAGGCCGATCATACCGGCGCGGTCGTAGGTTTTAAAACTGCGAAAGGTGAACGGGTAGGCATTAAAACAGCTTCTTCTTTCATCAGTTATGAGCAGGCCGAATTGAACCTGCAACGTGAAATCGGCAGCGATAACTTCGATGCTACCTGCAAAAAAGCGAAAGATATCTGGAACAAGGAACTGGGCCGCCTCGCTGTGGAAGGAGGTTCCAGCGAACAGGTGACTACGTTCTACTCTTCTCTGTACCGTGTATTACTGTTCCCCCGCAAGTTCTACGAGATCAATGCGAAAAATGAAGTAGTACACTACAGTCCATATAACGGTCAGGTATTACCTGGTTATATGTTCACCGACAACGGCTTCTGGGATACTTTCCGCGCGGTGCATCCTTTCTTTACGCTGATGTATCCTTCGCTCAGTGCACATATCATGGAAGGCCTGTCTAACGCTTATAACGAAAGCGGATGGCTGCCGGAATGGGCCAGCCCCGGGCATCGCGATTGCATGGTAGGCTCCAACTCTGCCTCCCTGATTGCTGATGCTTATCTGAAAGGTATCCGTGGTTATGACATCAATAACCTGTACAAGGCTATTCTGAAAAATACCGAGAATGAAGGCCCGCTTAGCTCCGTAGGCCGCCTCGGTGTAAAGTATTACAACAGCCTGGGATATATTCCGTACGATGTGAAGATCAACGAAAACGCTGCACGAACACTGGAATATGCCTACGACGATTTCACCATCTTCCAGCTTGCGAAAGCACTGAACAGGCCGAAGGAAGAAATCAAACGTTTCGAAAAACGTTCTCAGAACTATCGTAATCTTTTCGATCCGGAAACTAAACTGATGCGTGGCAAAAACAAGGATGGTAAGTTCCAGACGCCTTTCAACCCATTCAAATGGGGAGATGCCTTTACAGAAGGTAACAGCTGGCACTACACCTGGTCTGTATTCCACGATATACAGGGACTGAGCAACCTGATGGGCGGCCAGCAGGGCTTCATCCAGATGCTGGATTCTGTATTCAATATGCCACCGGTATTCGATGAAAGCTACTATGGTACTGTTATTCACGAAATACGCGAAATGCAGATCATGAACATGGGCCAGTATGCACATGGTAACCAGCCTATTCAGCACATGATCTACTTATATAATTATGCAGGCCAACCCTGGAAAGCTCAGTACTGGATCCGCCAGGTGATGAACCGCCTGTACAAGGCTACACCCGATGGATATTGCGGGGATGAAGACAATGGTCAAACCAGTGCCTGGTATGTGTTTTCTGCCATGGGCTTCTATCCTGTATGCCCTGGTACCCAACAGTATGTACTTGGTACGCCGCTGTTCTCCAAACTGACTATGACGCTGGAAGATGGTAAACAAATGGTGATCAACGCACCGGGTAACAGCGATGCTAACCTGTATGTACAAGGTGCTGCATTGAACGGACAGGCATACGATAAAAACTGGATCAGCCATCAGGATCTGCAGAAGGGCGGTACGCTGGAATTCAGAATGGGCGGCAATCCTGAGAAATCAAGAGGCAGCTCTCCGGCAGCATATCCGTATTCCTATTCTACAGCAAAATAGAATGGAATACCTGTAAAATATTTTCATTGTTCACTGATATATTTCATCCCGATTCTTCGGGATGTATTTAAACTACTGGCTACCAGCCTTCAATGGCTGGTAGCTTTTAAAAAATCTGCGTATGAGAAAATTGATGCTACCCTTATTGCTATTTGCCTGCCTTGCTGCATCCGCACAGGAAAATCTGATACAGTATGTAAAACCCATTACCGGTACACAGCGCATGGGACATACTTATCCCGGAGCCACTGTTCCCTTTGGAATGGTGCAGCTCAGTCCGGAAACAGATACCATTCCTTACGAAATGAATGGTAAGTATAATCCTGATGTGTATAAATATTGTGCAGGTTATCAGTATGAAGATAAAACCATCGTTGGTTTCAGCCACACTCACTTCAGTGGAACAGGTCATTCCGACCTGGGGGATTTCCTCATCATGCCAACGACAGGCAAACTGCAATTGAATCCCGGTACCGCCGATCACCCGGAAAATGGCTACCGGTCTGCATTCTCACATAGTACAGAAGTAGCGGAACCTGCATACTACAAGGTGAAGCTGGAAGATGACAATATCCTGGCGGAGCTGACGGCTACCAACCGTGTGGGCTTTCATCAATATACCTTCCCCGGTACAGACCAGGCACATATTATTCTGGATATGATGTCGGGGATCTACAATTACGGGAACAAGAATGTATGGACTTTCATCAGAGTGGAGAATGATACGCTGGTCACCGGTTTCAGACAAACTAACGGTTGGGCACGTACGAGAATAGAATATTTTGCAATGACTTTCTCCAAACCATTTACCAGCTACGGTCAGCAGAACAATGCTAAAGATGTGTATAAAGGCTTCTGGAGAAAGTTTGATCAGACAAAGGATTTTCCCGAAATGGCAGGCCGGGAGATCCGTGCCTATTTTAACTTTACTACTGCTCCCGGGGAGAAGATCAAAATTAAGTTTGCCCTTTCCCCTGTCAGCACAGCAGGTGCATTGAAGAACCTGAGAGCCGAGATCCCCGGCTGGGATTTTGAACAGGTGAAGCGCGATGGGCAGGCACTATGGGCGAAAGAGCTGAACAAAATCCGTATCGAATCGGGCAGTCGTGAAGAGAAAGAAAATTTCTATACCGCCATGTATCATGCTTTCATCAATCCTACTACCTATATGGACGTAGATGGAGCTTACCGAGGCCTGGATATGAATGGTCATAACGCAAACGGCTACACTAACTACACCACGTTCTCTCTCTGGGACACCTACCGTGCGTTACATCCGCTGTTCAATGTGATACAGCCCGCGCGGAATGCAGATATGATCCGGTCGATGCTGAATCACTATG
The genomic region above belongs to Chitinophaga sp. 180180018-3 and contains:
- a CDS encoding fatty acid desaturase, with translation MKYFSQLTDPVYVKPTKETALDRLFKSWIRDERDLPFVHLTAQITFTLWPLAILMYIPGVNNWIWWAAAIIYQYLNNVVFKGPFGLMLHCTSHRTFFEKKYQFWNNYLPWAIGPLFGQTPESYYSHHIGMHHPENNMPEDDSSTMHYQRDSFRGFLLYLWNFVTFGVYDTARYHIRKKRNKLMIKLIRGELFFVAACVGLSFINFPATFVVFILPFIISRIIMMVGNWAQHAFVCDLEPDNCYKNSITCINTKYNHKCWNDGYHISHHVKPSMHWTEHPHYFRKTLDEYISNDAIVFDGIHFLHVWAYLMFKRYDLLAKNFVNIGDRFQTDAEIISFLKQRTRKISVLPVQEAVVAA
- a CDS encoding substrate-binding domain-containing protein, which encodes MKRLTLKDVAKLAGVAPSTVSFVLNGKGKQMRIRDEVATRIMQVAEKSGYEPHRMAVNLRTGQSKTLGLIVESISGSFFASLAKTIETEAERRGYNVVYCSTENNAQKGAELIRMLGRQMVDGYLITPAPGMEKEIQHLVQQHKPVVLMDSYFPSIKTPYVLINNFDGVQQGMKHLIGRGFSRIAFVMVDIKLIQIEERLRGYVTALKDHKIPVRKKYILQLQYHRQREESLKMLQDFLEANPELDAIFFSTNYLGILGLEAIGRLGLRMPDDIAVLCFDDHDIFRLYPPGISVIEQPIEGIAKTAIDLLMHQLDKNSTPLKKAAVELPGKFILRGSA
- a CDS encoding GH92 family glycosyl hydrolase encodes the protein MKKVGLLAAALLCLHGAQSQTVNKVTEPADWVNTLMGTDSKGSLSNGNTYPAIALPWGMNFWMPQTGTMGNGWAYQYTADKIRGFKQTHQPSPWINDYGQFAIMPVTGKVKFDQNSRASWFSHKSEVAKPYYYSVYLADPDVTTEITPTERAAQLRFTYPATDSAFIVVDALDKGSYIKILPEERKIIGYTTKNSGGVPANFKNYFIITFDKAFTVSGTWHDSVLVRGQLELQADHTGAVVGFKTAKGERVGIKTASSFISYEQAELNLQREIGSDNFDATCKKAKDIWNKELGRLAVEGGSSEQVTTFYSSLYRVLLFPRKFYEINAKNEVVHYSPYNGQVLPGYMFTDNGFWDTFRAVHPFFTLMYPSLSAHIMEGLSNAYNESGWLPEWASPGHRDCMVGSNSASLIADAYLKGIRGYDINNLYKAILKNTENEGPLSSVGRLGVKYYNSLGYIPYDVKINENAARTLEYAYDDFTIFQLAKALNRPKEEIKRFEKRSQNYRNLFDPETKLMRGKNKDGKFQTPFNPFKWGDAFTEGNSWHYTWSVFHDIQGLSNLMGGQQGFIQMLDSVFNMPPVFDESYYGTVIHEIREMQIMNMGQYAHGNQPIQHMIYLYNYAGQPWKAQYWIRQVMNRLYKATPDGYCGDEDNGQTSAWYVFSAMGFYPVCPGTQQYVLGTPLFSKLTMTLEDGKQMVINAPGNSDANLYVQGAALNGQAYDKNWISHQDLQKGGTLEFRMGGNPEKSRGSSPAAYPYSYSTAK
- a CDS encoding GH92 family glycosyl hydrolase; the protein is MRKLMLPLLLFACLAASAQENLIQYVKPITGTQRMGHTYPGATVPFGMVQLSPETDTIPYEMNGKYNPDVYKYCAGYQYEDKTIVGFSHTHFSGTGHSDLGDFLIMPTTGKLQLNPGTADHPENGYRSAFSHSTEVAEPAYYKVKLEDDNILAELTATNRVGFHQYTFPGTDQAHIILDMMSGIYNYGNKNVWTFIRVENDTLVTGFRQTNGWARTRIEYFAMTFSKPFTSYGQQNNAKDVYKGFWRKFDQTKDFPEMAGREIRAYFNFTTAPGEKIKIKFALSPVSTAGALKNLRAEIPGWDFEQVKRDGQALWAKELNKIRIESGSREEKENFYTAMYHAFINPTTYMDVDGAYRGLDMNGHNANGYTNYTTFSLWDTYRALHPLFNVIQPARNADMIRSMLNHYEQSAQHMLPVWAHYANENWCMIGYHSVSVIADAIIKGNAPFDANKALDACVTTARHRTYDGLSYYMDKGYVPEDKNGSSVSKTLEYAYDDWCIAQVAKKLGRTDIYDEFIKRSGNYRSVYDTNSGFMRPKLDDGTFKASFDPLQTHDQGFIEGNAWNYSLYVPHNPDEMIAMMGGKKQFTTHLDSLFTMELPDKYFAETEDITRDGIIGNYVHGNEPSHHVAYLYNWTGYPWKTQERVRMILKKMYHPGPDGLGGNDDCGQMSAWYIFTTLGFYPVCPGSDQYSLGSPAIDKATLQLENGKTFVVDVKNQSDKNVYVQKVLLNGAPLNRLYITHADIMNGGTLTFYMSARPKK